In one Pelecanus crispus isolate bPelCri1 chromosome 12, bPelCri1.pri, whole genome shotgun sequence genomic region, the following are encoded:
- the SEZ6 gene encoding seizure protein 6 homolog has protein sequence MGSPPPALLLPLLAALLRAPAHGFNGLARKAGESAEAEPTVLPTPAEREAAARFVSTAPTLKLLNHHPLLEDLLHEAFLKKDYLGQAPFLPAGPGPLLPAGVLQPAPGPPAPKPPPRTPVLPRAAFPTDPLTTPAGRPGPWGEAWGAVPGASPSWSPTGVPESGPASPSQAPATPGTPLGPHAGATAVPGDEEGTTTTSTITTTTVTTLQGPAPCNRTLAGPEGWLVSPEPATVPYDGSLDCTYTVSVYPGYGVELKVENISLAEGETLTVESVGGLEPTLLANESFLLRGQVIRSPANLLTLRFQSPRPPSPGSYHFRYQAYLLSCPFPARPAFGEVSVSSLHPGGDARFRCAAGYQLQGARRLTCRNATRPFWSAREPLCLAACGGVVRNATVGRIVSPGFPGNYSNNLTCHWLLEAPAGHRLHLHFEKVSLAEDDDRLIIRNGNNVEAPPVYDSYEVEYLPIEGLLSTGRHFFVELTTDSSGAAAGMALRYEAFEQGHCYEPFVKYGNFTASNPRYPVGTTVEFSCDPGYTLEQGSTIIECVDPSNPQWNETEPACRAVCSGELTDTAGVVLSPNWPEAYGKGQDCIWGLHVEEDKRIMLDVRVLRLGTGDMLTFYDGDDLTARILGQYTGARGRFKLYASTADVTVQFQSDPGAGAFAYRQGFVIHFSEVPRNDTCPELPDIANGWKTSSQPELLHGTVVTYHCYPGFQLAGTDLLMCHWDLTWSGDLPSCERVTSCRDPGDAEHSRRVVSSPKFPVGATVQYICDKGYVLAGAGTLTCHDRAAGGPKWSDRLPKCIPETYEPCHNPGVPAGGRQSPERRLYPAGATLRFSCTAGRALLGEDSLRCLPGHPSRWSGSPPICKAASYDEFYSNRNLDAVAKAVPSGTALEGTNVAIAVFLPVLVVALLIGGIYLYFSKLQGKPALQLPLAGSHPYDHITVESAFDNPTYETGSVFFAGDEGI, from the exons GATTCAACGGGCTGGCAAGGAAGGCCGGGGAGAGCGCTGAGGCCGAGCCGACGGTGCTGCCCACGCCAGCggagcgggaggcggcggctCGCTTCGTCAGCACAGCGCCCACGCTGAAGCTCCTCAACCACCACCCGCTGCTGGAGGACCTGCTGCACGAAGCTTTCCTGAAGAAGGACTACCTGGGCCAGGCACCATTCCTGCCCGCCGGCCCTGGCCCCCTCCTGCCCGCCGGTGTCCTCCagccagcccccggccccccagcccccaagccCCCGCCACGCACCCCCgtcctgcccagggctgccttCCCCACTGACCCGCTGACCACGCCGGCGGGGCGCCCGGGGCCATGGGGGGAGGCGTGGGGGGCCGTGCCGGGTGCCAGCCCCTCGTGGTCACCCACCGGGGTGCCGGAGTCAGGCCCTGCGTCCCCCAGCCAGGCACCCGCCACCCCCGGcacacccctgggaccccacgCCGGGGCCACCGCGGTCCCTGGGGATGAGGAGGggaccaccaccacctccaccatcaccaccaccactgtcACCACGCTGCAGGGGCCAG CCCCCTGCAACCGGACACTGGCGGGCCCCGAGGGCTGGCTGGTGTCCCCAGAGCCGGCCACTGTCCCCTACGACGGCAGCCTGGATTGCACCTACACCGTGTCTGTCTACCCTGGCTACGGCGTGGAGCTCAAG GTAGAGAACatcagcctggcagagggggaGACGCTGACGGTGGAGAGCGTGGGGGGCCTGGAGCCCACCCTCCTGGCCAACGAGTCCTtcctgctgcggggccaggtCATCCGCAGCCCTGCCAACCTCCTCACCCTCCGCTTCcagagcccccggccccccagccccggctcctaCCACTTCCGCTACCAAG CCTACCTGCTGAGCTGTCCCTTCCCGGCACGGCCGGCTTTCGGGGAGGTCTCGGTCAGCAGCCTGCACCCCGGTGGGGACGCCCGCTTCCGCTGCGCCGCCGGCTACCAGCTGCAGGGTGCCCGCCGGCTCACCTGCCGCAACGCCACCCGCCCCTTCTGGAGCGCCCGCGAGCCCCTCTGCCTCG CGGCATGCGGTGGGGTGGTCCGGAATGCCACGGTGGGACGCATTGTCTCGCCCGGCTTCCCTGGGAACTACAGCAACAACCTGACGTGCCACTGGCTGCTGGAGGCGCCTGCCGGCCACCGCCTGCACCTCCACTTCGAGAAGGTCTCGCTGGCAGAGGATGATGACAG GCTCATCATCCGCAACGGCAACAATGTGGAGGCGCCGCCAGTGTACGACTCCTACGAGGTGGAGTACCTGCCCATCGAGGGGCTGCTCAGCACCGGGCGCCACTTCTTCGTAGAGCTCACCACCGACAGCAGTGGGGCCGCTGCGGGCATGGCACTGCGCTATGAGG CCTTCGAGCAGGGGCATTGCTACGAGCCCTTCGTCAAGTACGGGAACTTCACGGCCAGCAACCCCCGGTACCCTGTGGGCACCACGGTGGAGTTCAGCTGTGACCCCGGCTACACACTGGAGCAAGGCTCCACCATCATCGAGTGCGTCGACCCCAGCAACCCACAGTGGAATGAGACGGAGCCGGCATGCcgtg CGGTGTGCAGCGGGGAGCTGACAGACACGGCCGGCGTGGTGTTGTCGCCCAACTGGCCAGAGGCGTATGGCAAGGGCCAGGACTGCATCTGGGGGCTGCACGTGGAGGAGGACAAGCGCATCATGCTGGACGTCCGCGT GCTGCGGCTGGGCACGGGGGACATGCTGACCTTCTATGACGGGGACGACCTGACGGCGCGCATCCTGGGCCAGTACACAGGCGCCCGCGGCCGCTTCAAGCTCTACGCCTCCACTGCCGACGTCACCGTCCAGTTCCAGTCCGACCCTGGTGCCGGTGCCTTCGCCTATCGGCAAGGCTTTGTCATCCACTTCTCCG AGGTCCCCCGTAATGACACCTGCCCCGAGCTGCCGGACATCGCCAATGGCTGGAAGACGTCCTCgcagccagagctgctccaCGGCACCGTGGTCACCTACCACTGCTACCCCGGCTTCCAGCTGGCCGGCACCGACCTCCTGATGTGCCACTGGGACCTGACATGGAGTGGTGACCTGCCCTCCTGCGAGCGGG tgaCCTCCTGCCGAGACCCCGGGGACGCTGAGCACAGCCGCAGGGTGGTCTCCAGCCCTAAATTCCCGGTGGGAGCCACTGTGCAGTACATCTGCGACAAGGGCTACGTCCTGGCGGGCGCCGGGACCCTCACCTGCCACGACCGTGCCGCGGGGGGACCCAAGTGGAGCGACCGTCTCCCCAAGTGCATCC cgGAGACGTACGAGCCTTGCCACAACCCCGGCGTGCCGGCGGGTGGGCGGCAGAGCCCTGAGCGACGGCTGTACCCGGCGGGAGCCACCTTACGCTTCTCCTGCACCGCTGGCCGGGCGCTGCTGGGTGAGGACAgcctgcgctgcctgcccgGGCACCCCTCGCGCTGGAGCGGCTCGCCTCCCATCTGCAAGGCGG CATCCTACGATGAGTTTTACAGCAACCGCAACCTGGATG CTGTGGCCAAGGCCGTGCCCTCAGGGACGGCGCTGGAGGGCACCAATGTCGCCATCGCCGTCTTCCTGCCCGTGCTGGTGGTGGCCCTGCTCATTGGGGGCATTTATCTCTACTTCTCCAA GCTCCAGGGaaagccagccctgcagctgcccctcGCCGGCTCCCACCCCTACGACCACATCACCGTGGAGTCGGCTTTTGACAACCCCACCTACGAGACAGGA tctgttttctttgcaggagACGAGGGAATATGA